One Streptomyces sp. L2 genomic window carries:
- a CDS encoding helix-turn-helix transcriptional regulator: MRNPTGRQLRFGAELRKLRERAGLSSTEAGQLLGIKQAQVSNLEAGRVGVSPERMRTMATHYDCPDTGLVDALCDMTGERSRGWWEEYREILPTALLDLAELEHYATRLRTAVTVHIPGLFQTTDYAREIFRQGVPDLSPPDIEHRVSFRVKRQAVLFRNPPTPQQVIIHEAALRMRFGGTRVTRNQLTHLLEMNQREHVAIHVIPFAAGTFAGSGQSVYYAEGAVPQLDTVNLDQSHGPVFLDAEAQLSKYRVTLDRLEAAALTPEESQNFIHTILKDL, from the coding sequence GTGAGGAATCCAACGGGTCGCCAGCTGCGGTTCGGCGCGGAGCTGCGCAAACTCCGCGAACGGGCGGGGCTCAGCTCCACCGAGGCCGGTCAACTCCTCGGCATCAAGCAGGCGCAGGTCAGCAACCTTGAAGCCGGCCGGGTGGGCGTGAGCCCGGAGCGGATGCGGACCATGGCCACCCATTACGACTGTCCGGACACCGGGCTCGTCGATGCCCTGTGCGACATGACGGGCGAGCGGTCACGCGGCTGGTGGGAGGAGTACCGGGAGATACTGCCCACCGCGCTCCTGGATCTCGCCGAGCTGGAGCACTACGCAACGCGTCTGCGCACAGCGGTGACCGTGCACATCCCCGGCCTCTTCCAGACGACCGACTACGCCCGCGAGATCTTCCGTCAAGGCGTCCCCGACCTGTCCCCGCCGGACATCGAGCACCGGGTCTCGTTCCGGGTGAAGCGCCAGGCTGTCCTCTTCCGGAACCCACCCACACCACAGCAGGTGATCATCCATGAGGCGGCGCTGCGGATGAGGTTCGGCGGCACCCGGGTCACCCGGAACCAGCTCACGCACCTGCTGGAGATGAACCAGCGTGAGCACGTCGCGATCCACGTCATCCCGTTCGCCGCGGGCACCTTCGCCGGTTCCGGCCAGTCCGTCTACTACGCCGAGGGCGCCGTACCGCAACTCGACACGGTGAACCTCGACCAGTCGCACGGCCCCGTTTTCCTGGACGCGGAGGCTCAGTTGAGCAAGTACCGCGTCACACTCGACCGGCTCGAAGCGGCGGCCCTCACCCCGGAGGAGTCGCAGAACTTCATCCACACCATCCTGAAGGACCTGTGA
- a CDS encoding serine protease, with amino-acid sequence MKRSSRISVSSRPALLGAVIMLALTSASVAAADDGRGPLGVTVVTGVSRQSMRVGALFGTENADDLAGHHFCTASVVHSPQGNLIATAAHCVGGTEGDRVFVPGYRDGKAPYGVWKVTKRFMPDAWASGEDEDSDVAFAYVEELDGGGRRIEDLVGANRFAAGTVTGSTPVTLTGYPSSLDVPIRCTNKPGRQSPTQQRIDCPAFTSGTSGSPWVNGSGQLVGVLGGHERGGSTPDVSYSVAFGRPAAELYADATSG; translated from the coding sequence ATGAAGCGCAGCTCACGCATCTCGGTCAGCTCGCGTCCCGCGTTGCTCGGGGCGGTGATCATGCTGGCGCTGACGTCCGCGTCGGTGGCCGCCGCCGACGACGGGCGCGGGCCGCTCGGGGTCACCGTGGTGACCGGGGTGAGTCGGCAGAGCATGCGGGTGGGCGCGCTGTTCGGGACGGAGAACGCCGACGACCTGGCCGGCCACCACTTCTGCACCGCCTCCGTCGTGCACAGCCCGCAGGGCAATCTGATCGCGACGGCCGCGCACTGCGTGGGCGGGACCGAGGGCGACCGGGTCTTCGTGCCGGGGTACCGGGACGGGAAGGCGCCGTACGGGGTGTGGAAGGTGACGAAGCGGTTCATGCCGGACGCGTGGGCGAGCGGGGAGGACGAGGACAGCGACGTCGCCTTCGCCTACGTGGAGGAGCTGGACGGCGGGGGACGTCGGATCGAGGACCTGGTCGGCGCCAACCGGTTCGCGGCCGGGACGGTCACGGGGTCGACGCCGGTGACGCTCACCGGCTACCCGAGCTCCCTCGACGTGCCCATCAGGTGCACCAACAAGCCGGGCCGGCAGAGCCCTACGCAGCAGCGCATCGACTGCCCCGCCTTCACGAGCGGCACCAGCGGCAGCCCGTGGGTGAACGGAAGCGGACAGCTCGTCGGCGTCCTCGGCGGCCACGAGCGGGGCGGCTCGACCCCGGACGTCTCCTACAGCGTGGCTTTCGGCCGCCCGGCGGCGGAACTGTACGCGGACGCGACGTCGGGCTGA
- a CDS encoding DUF397 domain-containing protein yields MPLFTWQKSSYCPEGNSCIHVAESPDEVHITESADPSGAILTATPAAFGALLAVLKGERQAPAPIEVAFGEGDAVRLKAAGGVVTTTRPRWDAFVLGVRAGEFDRFAG; encoded by the coding sequence ATGCCCTTGTTCACCTGGCAGAAGTCGTCGTACTGCCCGGAAGGCAACTCCTGCATCCACGTAGCCGAATCACCCGACGAAGTCCACATAACCGAATCCGCCGACCCCAGCGGAGCGATACTCACGGCCACGCCCGCCGCCTTCGGCGCCCTTCTCGCCGTACTCAAGGGAGAGAGGCAGGCGCCCGCGCCCATCGAGGTCGCCTTCGGCGAGGGGGATGCTGTGCGGCTCAAAGCGGCCGGCGGAGTCGTCACGACCACGCGCCCCCGGTGGGACGCCTTCGTACTCGGGGTGCGGGCGGGGGAGTTCGACCGGTTCGCGGGGTGA
- a CDS encoding bifunctional lytic transglycosylase/C40 family peptidase — MLLVVGVYVVAGNLLNGVTSGGRGLAKGAVPAAYTTLVARWGNLCPALTPALLAAQLYQESGWNPTVVSPADARGIAQFIPSTWATHGIDGNGDGKRDIWDPNDAIPSAASYDCELAKYVKDVPGNTSDNMLAAYNAGAYRVIKAGGVPAISETQNYVKRIRSLSRSFAAPSGRLSPSRQAAGAIAFAQKKLGTPYLWGGEGTADQGGRFDCSGLTQAAYASVGITLPRVANDQYNAGPHPSRDQLLPGDLVFFSHDPSDSRAIHHVGIYVGGGYMIDAPRTGAVIRFDPIDGADYFGATRVTEDGAKALPTTV; from the coding sequence ATGCTGCTGGTCGTCGGCGTGTACGTCGTCGCCGGGAACCTGCTGAACGGGGTCACCTCGGGGGGCCGGGGGCTGGCCAAGGGGGCGGTGCCGGCGGCGTACACGACGCTCGTGGCGCGGTGGGGGAACCTGTGCCCGGCGCTGACGCCGGCCCTGCTCGCCGCCCAGCTGTACCAGGAGAGCGGCTGGAATCCGACCGTCGTGAGTCCGGCCGACGCGCGCGGCATCGCCCAGTTCATCCCGAGCACCTGGGCGACGCACGGAATCGACGGGAACGGCGACGGCAAGCGGGACATCTGGGACCCGAATGACGCGATTCCGTCGGCCGCGTCCTATGACTGCGAACTCGCCAAGTACGTCAAGGACGTCCCTGGGAACACCTCCGACAACATGCTCGCGGCGTACAACGCGGGCGCCTACCGGGTCATCAAGGCGGGCGGTGTCCCGGCCATCAGCGAGACGCAGAACTACGTCAAGCGGATCCGCAGCCTGTCCAGGAGTTTCGCCGCGCCGAGCGGGCGGCTCAGCCCCAGCCGGCAGGCCGCCGGAGCCATCGCGTTCGCCCAGAAGAAGCTCGGCACGCCCTACCTGTGGGGCGGCGAGGGCACCGCTGACCAGGGAGGACGCTTCGACTGCTCGGGTCTGACCCAGGCCGCGTACGCGAGCGTCGGCATCACGCTTCCCCGGGTCGCCAACGACCAGTACAACGCCGGGCCGCACCCCTCGCGGGACCAGTTGCTGCCGGGCGACCTCGTCTTCTTCTCGCACGACCCGAGCGACTCCCGGGCGATCCACCATGTGGGCATCTACGTCGGCGGCGGGTACATGATCGACGCGCCCCGGACCGGGGCCGTGATCCGGTTCGACCCCATCGACGGCGCGGACTACTTCGGAGCGACCCGGGTGACCGAAGATGGCGCGAAAGCATTGCCCACAACGGTGTGA
- a CDS encoding glycosyltransferase family 39 protein yields MLWTVGLGLWGLSRQNSVWRDEAATWQVAQRSTAEIWHMLAHVDVVHGCYYLLMHALFETFGPSTTTLRLPSVLAMAAAAGCVGAIGRQLAGFWTGLAGGMAFGLLPAVQFYLQEGRPYALVAVGAAASTLLLTKLLLRDRGRTLYWAFYGSTVLLSGLLNWLSLMVLPAHLATLVWTRASRRIWLRWAVSSGAATACVLPLILFSRTQSAQVSWIPPLTWHMLIGPAILLAIGGAGALLDRPRAGELSVAAVGLPLLAVPQTGLIGLSLVQPLFLDRYVLFSMLGLALLIGRIVGAVVTAVRQRHPGASIWVLPTVIAVATAALLPQSLAKRSPSSRVDDVLAVSSDVRWMKKTGDGVLFIPSARRDTKSVCPADFSGLRDIALAESPEKSGTLKGVESAPDRIRAAMLARTRILLVTDATGVAKPPQAERDRMKASVLKRYFRAVADQQVRGRRVTVYERLASAR; encoded by the coding sequence GTGCTGTGGACCGTGGGCCTCGGGCTGTGGGGGCTGTCGCGGCAGAACAGCGTGTGGCGGGACGAGGCCGCGACGTGGCAGGTGGCCCAGCGGTCCACGGCTGAGATCTGGCACATGCTGGCCCACGTCGACGTCGTGCACGGGTGCTACTACCTGTTGATGCACGCCCTGTTCGAGACCTTCGGGCCCAGTACCACGACGCTGCGGTTGCCGTCGGTCCTGGCCATGGCGGCCGCTGCCGGATGTGTCGGCGCCATCGGTCGGCAGCTGGCGGGTTTCTGGACCGGGTTGGCCGGGGGAATGGCCTTCGGGCTGCTTCCCGCCGTGCAGTTCTATCTCCAGGAAGGACGCCCGTACGCACTGGTCGCGGTCGGCGCCGCAGCCTCCACCCTGCTCCTCACCAAGCTGCTGCTGCGCGACCGAGGTCGCACGCTGTACTGGGCCTTCTACGGCAGCACGGTGCTGCTGAGCGGGCTGCTGAACTGGCTCTCGCTCATGGTGCTGCCCGCGCATCTCGCGACTCTCGTCTGGACCCGGGCGAGCCGGCGGATTTGGCTTCGGTGGGCGGTTTCCTCCGGCGCGGCCACGGCCTGTGTGCTGCCCCTGATCCTTTTCAGCCGAACCCAGTCCGCGCAGGTGTCGTGGATACCCCCGCTGACCTGGCACATGCTCATCGGCCCGGCGATCCTGCTCGCGATCGGCGGGGCCGGTGCTCTCCTGGACCGGCCCCGAGCAGGCGAGCTGTCCGTGGCCGCCGTCGGTCTGCCGCTGCTGGCGGTGCCGCAGACCGGCCTCATCGGTCTCTCCCTGGTCCAGCCGCTGTTCCTGGACCGGTACGTCCTCTTCAGCATGCTGGGTCTGGCCCTGCTCATCGGCAGGATCGTCGGCGCCGTCGTCACGGCCGTGCGGCAGCGGCACCCGGGGGCGTCGATATGGGTCCTCCCCACCGTGATCGCGGTGGCGACGGCAGCCCTGTTGCCGCAGTCGCTCGCCAAGCGGTCTCCCTCAAGCCGGGTGGACGACGTCCTGGCGGTCTCCTCTGATGTGCGGTGGATGAAGAAGACGGGTGACGGCGTGCTCTTCATCCCGTCGGCCCGACGGGACACCAAATCCGTCTGTCCGGCCGACTTCTCGGGTCTGCGGGATATCGCCCTGGCCGAGAGTCCGGAGAAGTCCGGAACGCTCAAGGGTGTGGAATCCGCACCGGACCGAATACGGGCGGCGATGCTGGCTCGCACACGCATCCTGCTGGTCACCGACGCGACCGGCGTGGCAAAGCCCCCGCAAGCCGAGCGGGACAGGATGAAGGCGTCCGTGCTGAAGAGGTACTTCCGGGCCGTGGCCGACCAGCAGGTGCGCGGCCGGCGGGTGACGGTCTACGAACGGCTCGCGTCGGCGCGTTGA
- a CDS encoding phosphatase PAP2 family protein, whose product MAVLAESGSNPDVDLLYDINGLAKDAPHWFDRVMEFVGEYGLLVAMVLLVVWCWWSVRRRGDENAPSSVAALVWAPLAAGIAVLVNVPIRGFVERPRPFVDHQGLDVLVSGKTDFSFVSDHATITMALGVGLFVANRRFGLVGIGLALLEGFCRVYMGVHYPTDVVGGFALGTAVALLLSPLAMALLTPLMRAVERSSRAGWLVRRRSVPSADPALPGARQPATSEERDLAA is encoded by the coding sequence ATGGCTGTACTCGCCGAATCCGGATCCAACCCCGACGTCGACCTGCTGTACGACATCAATGGCCTGGCCAAGGACGCGCCGCACTGGTTCGACCGGGTCATGGAGTTCGTCGGTGAGTACGGGCTGCTGGTCGCGATGGTGCTGCTGGTGGTGTGGTGCTGGTGGAGTGTGCGGCGGCGGGGGGACGAGAACGCGCCGTCCTCCGTGGCCGCGCTGGTGTGGGCGCCGCTCGCCGCGGGGATCGCGGTGCTGGTGAACGTGCCGATCCGGGGGTTCGTGGAACGGCCCCGGCCGTTCGTCGACCATCAGGGGCTCGATGTCCTCGTCTCCGGCAAGACGGACTTCTCCTTTGTGAGCGACCACGCGACCATCACCATGGCGTTGGGGGTCGGGCTGTTCGTCGCCAACCGGCGGTTCGGGTTGGTGGGGATCGGGCTGGCGCTGCTGGAGGGGTTCTGCCGGGTGTACATGGGCGTGCACTATCCGACTGATGTGGTGGGTGGGTTCGCGCTCGGTACGGCTGTTGCTCTGCTGTTGTCGCCGTTGGCCATGGCTCTGCTCACTCCGCTGATGCGGGCGGTGGAGCGGTCTTCCCGGGCCGGGTGGCTCGTGCGGCGCCGGTCCGTCCCTTCCGCCGACCCCGCGCTTCCCGGTGCCCGGCAGCCGGCGACCTCAGAGGAACGCGACTTGGCGGCGTAA
- a CDS encoding nuclear transport factor 2 family protein: MSKAEIDALTAEFFGAFDNRGGRPADVARLRRLLLPEAVIVVTRPDFTVSTLDEFIEPRERLLADGRLTEFSEWETSERTEIAGDVACRVAEYRKSGLMNGEPYEGGGVKTLQYVRTPDGWRISSFAWYDHP, translated from the coding sequence ATGTCCAAGGCCGAGATAGACGCGCTCACCGCCGAGTTCTTCGGCGCCTTCGACAACCGGGGCGGCCGGCCGGCCGACGTGGCGCGACTCCGCCGCCTGCTCCTCCCCGAGGCGGTCATCGTCGTCACCCGCCCCGACTTCACCGTCTCCACCCTCGACGAGTTCATCGAACCCCGCGAACGCCTCCTCGCCGACGGCCGGTTGACCGAGTTCTCCGAGTGGGAGACCTCCGAGCGGACCGAGATCGCCGGGGACGTCGCCTGCCGCGTCGCCGAGTACCGCAAGTCCGGCCTCATGAACGGCGAGCCCTACGAGGGCGGCGGCGTGAAGACCCTCCAATACGTCCGCACACCCGACGGCTGGCGGATCTCGTCCTTCGCCTGGTACGACCACCCCTGA
- a CDS encoding MFS transporter translates to MMFAVAMTFIDQTIVAIATPDIVDELGLSTSGMQWVVNAYLLALAAFFALGGRLADLLGARRMVMIGTLVFVVSSVLCGCVPRGGFAQTWLIVFRATQGLGAALLFPAALAVVVAVFPVDRRGRALALFFGISGALTALGPLLGGWLTGWTWRAIFWVNVPVALTALVLTYLARIPDRRRAERLDVAGAALIAVGMGLSVLGFQQAWSWGWDSAATWGCIAGGLLVLYGFVRYERGVQHPLVNLRIFRDKAFTADTAVLFFAMLAFVPLFFFASVYAQISLSASPNQAALFLLYFFAGFAIASQWGGRILDKRGARPALKLGSLLGALGFALWAGQMTDLSMHDQWPYAALAGAGIGFILAPASTDAVNRAIGASYGEVTGITQTVRNYAASIGLAVYGTILTHVTNGNVVHSLESRGLSPAVSKDISRHITESITGSGDTRVPQGSGQAASVMRDTMNTIRMDFAEANQWVFYGMAIALGLAYLAALRHPGGRVTAPPEAEQQRAPAEEQHRV, encoded by the coding sequence ATGATGTTCGCCGTCGCCATGACGTTCATCGACCAGACGATCGTGGCCATCGCCACCCCCGACATCGTCGACGAACTCGGGCTGTCGACCTCCGGGATGCAGTGGGTCGTCAACGCCTACCTGCTGGCCCTCGCCGCCTTCTTCGCCCTCGGCGGGCGGCTCGCCGACCTGCTCGGCGCCCGCCGGATGGTCATGATCGGCACCCTCGTCTTCGTCGTCTCCTCGGTCCTGTGCGGCTGCGTACCCCGGGGCGGCTTCGCGCAGACCTGGCTGATCGTCTTCCGGGCCACGCAGGGCCTGGGCGCCGCCCTCCTCTTCCCGGCCGCCCTCGCCGTCGTCGTCGCCGTGTTTCCCGTCGACCGGCGCGGTCGCGCCCTCGCCCTGTTCTTCGGCATCTCCGGCGCGCTGACCGCCCTCGGCCCGCTGCTCGGCGGCTGGCTCACCGGCTGGACCTGGCGGGCCATCTTCTGGGTCAACGTGCCCGTCGCCCTCACCGCCCTGGTCCTCACGTATCTCGCCCGCATCCCCGACCGCCGCCGCGCGGAACGCCTGGACGTCGCCGGCGCCGCCCTCATCGCGGTCGGCATGGGCCTGAGCGTCCTCGGCTTCCAGCAGGCCTGGTCCTGGGGCTGGGACAGCGCCGCCACCTGGGGCTGCATCGCCGGCGGACTCCTCGTCCTCTACGGCTTCGTCCGCTACGAACGCGGCGTCCAGCACCCCCTGGTCAACCTGCGGATCTTCCGCGACAAGGCGTTCACCGCCGACACCGCGGTGCTGTTCTTCGCGATGCTCGCCTTCGTCCCCCTCTTCTTCTTCGCCTCCGTCTACGCCCAGATCTCCCTCAGCGCCTCCCCCAACCAGGCCGCCCTCTTCCTCCTCTACTTCTTCGCCGGGTTCGCCATCGCCTCCCAGTGGGGCGGCCGCATCCTCGACAAGCGGGGCGCCCGGCCCGCCCTCAAACTCGGCAGCCTCCTCGGCGCGCTCGGCTTCGCCCTGTGGGCCGGCCAGATGACCGACCTCTCCATGCACGACCAGTGGCCCTACGCCGCCCTCGCCGGCGCCGGCATCGGCTTCATCCTGGCCCCCGCCTCCACCGACGCGGTCAACCGGGCCATCGGCGCCTCCTACGGCGAGGTCACCGGCATCACCCAGACCGTCCGCAACTACGCCGCGAGCATCGGCCTCGCCGTCTACGGCACGATCCTCACCCACGTCACCAACGGCAACGTCGTCCACTCCCTGGAGTCCCGCGGCCTGTCCCCGGCCGTCTCCAAGGACATCTCCCGCCACATCACCGAGTCGATCACCGGCAGCGGCGACACCCGCGTCCCGCAGGGCAGCGGCCAGGCCGCCTCCGTCATGCGGGACACCATGAACACGATCCGCATGGACTTCGCCGAGGCCAACCAGTGGGTCTTCTACGGCATGGCCATCGCCCTCGGCCTCGCCTACCTCGCCGCCCTGCGCCACCCCGGCGGCCGGGTCACGGCACCCCCGGAAGCGGAGCAGCAGCGCGCCCCAGCGGAGGAGCAGCACCGCGTGTGA
- a CDS encoding ATP-binding protein has product MPTVSPPWTYTLQLPRDPRAPGIARATLRTVLAAHDLGTLTPTAELLAAELLANAQLHTTGPYALRLLGRQSGRLTVAVWDTDPRVPPGFTADAAPADVVPDEDAESGRGLHLVKACADSWGVSVLRQLGASRGGKLLWADCQG; this is encoded by the coding sequence ATGCCCACCGTATCCCCGCCCTGGACCTACACCCTCCAACTCCCGCGCGATCCACGCGCACCGGGGATCGCGAGGGCCACCCTCCGTACCGTCCTCGCGGCGCACGACCTCGGCACGCTCACGCCCACCGCCGAGCTGCTGGCGGCGGAACTGCTGGCGAACGCCCAGTTGCACACCACCGGTCCCTATGCCCTGCGGCTGCTCGGGCGGCAGTCGGGGCGGCTGACGGTGGCCGTGTGGGACACGGACCCGCGGGTGCCGCCGGGCTTCACGGCCGACGCGGCACCAGCCGACGTAGTGCCGGACGAGGACGCGGAGAGCGGGCGCGGGCTGCACCTGGTGAAGGCGTGCGCGGATTCCTGGGGCGTCTCGGTGCTGCGGCAACTGGGCGCGTCGCGGGGCGGGAAACTGCTGTGGGCCGACTGCCAGGGGTGA